The Desulfatiglans sp. sequence TCCCATGCTGTAAAGGTCAAAGTCCTCATTTAACGGCACAAGGTTATGATCCTTTCTTTTTTTCCCATTACCTTTCCCTTTTATAGTTTCAAAATTAAGGTATTGATATGGGTTACCCCAGGGGTCCTTCATATCCCCTTTGCCCATCTCTTCAAGGGTTAAAGGCAGGGCACCATGATCACTCTGCCAGTCAGAGATATCTCTTTGTAAAAGTTTGATATCAGATATGGCTACAGTTATTTTTGCCTTTTCAACAAATGATATATAAGCAGGAATGGCTATGCCTGCAAGAATCCCTGTTATAGCTATAACAACCATCAGTTCAATAAGGGTAAATCCCTGTGAAAAAAGATATCTGAAACCTTTTGAAGAGCTGCCCTGTACTTCCCCCTTGTGAACACAGAAAGGTCTCATTTTTAAAAATCTTTTCATATCTGAATCTGTTTTTCACTCTTTAATATTAATGCAATCCCAAAAAGACAAAAGACAAAAAATAAAAGGTCTATGTCTTCTATTATATCGGTATTTGAAAATTAATCTTAAATAGAGTTCTTCTGGATATACAAGGTTTAAACTAAGAAATAACTACCCCGCCCCAAACAGGCGGGGTATATAATAAATCGTTACATTAAGGTAAACAAAGGATAATATACCTTTTCATGATCAAACCAAGGCTTATTCTGTATCCATACCCCAGTTTTTAAACATCTCTTTGTAAAAATCAGGGAGAGGAAAATCAGTTTCCATAAACATTTGGTGATCACGGTATGAGAATGGGCCATGTTCATTCTGCCTTATACCGGCCATCATCTCAGCCATTTTTACTTTTGGTATAGAAAATATCAGGTCCCCTTCATCTGTAAGGGCGCGCTGGTATTCACCGGGGTCAGGAAGGACGATATAGTATTTTCCCTCCTTTATCGGGTTTACAACAGACCATCCGCATGATGGCGGGAAAAAGTGATGGCTGACCTCAGGCACATCAGATATTTTCAGGGATAAAAGCAGCCCGCGCAGTTGAGCGGGTTTGGCATAAACGAGCACAACATCCGGCACAAAATCGGCCCTGCTCAATGGGGCAGTAACAATACCGATATATTTGCCATATTCAAAGCTGTCATATGGGTGAGACCACTGATTAACCGATGCAGGTTTTTCAACCAGCCCGTATGCCATAACAGCGGTCGGGCACCAGTTATCCTCCTTAAGCATAGCTAAAGTGACCTTATCCCTCCTTGACATGGAAACAGCCTGGCACTGGGTAAGATGATACCCGCGGTCTTTCTTCGGCCTGACTGCATCTTTTGGTATCTCTTCTTCCTTTGACACCATCTTTACTGCCACAGGGGATGTGCGCAGAATTAACACCCGTTCAAGGTCTTCTGCATTTCTTTTGTTTATCTCCGCTGTGCCTGCCGGTTGATCATTATTTTTTACCTGTGCCTGTTCACTATTAGTTGCAGCCCCTGCAAGGCTGTAAGCACCAATAGCCGCTGCACCAAGCCCAAGCCCCAGCACCTCGCGTCTTGAAAACCTGCTACCCATTTAAGAATCCTCCTTTATCTATTATGGAAAAATAATCCTGCCTGAAATAGCTTTTTAACACCTTTGGAAATAGATGTACATCATATAGTCTATAGGCGACAGCGGGTTATACCTGTCCAAAAAGAGGTGGTATTTAAGATGCCACCCTGTCATTAGTAAAATAAGTTAAATAATACATTAAACCTATC is a genomic window containing:
- a CDS encoding prepilin-type N-terminal cleavage/methylation domain-containing protein yields the protein MKRFLKMRPFCVHKGEVQGSSSKGFRYLFSQGFTLIELMVVIAITGILAGIAIPAYISFVEKAKITVAISDIKLLQRDISDWQSDHGALPLTLEEMGKGDMKDPWGNPYQYLNFETIKGKGNGKKRKDHNLVPLNEDFDLYSMGKDGKSQTPLTAKASRDDIIRANNGSYVGAASDY
- a CDS encoding DUF169 domain-containing protein, producing MGSRFSRREVLGLGLGAAAIGAYSLAGAATNSEQAQVKNNDQPAGTAEINKRNAEDLERVLILRTSPVAVKMVSKEEEIPKDAVRPKKDRGYHLTQCQAVSMSRRDKVTLAMLKEDNWCPTAVMAYGLVEKPASVNQWSHPYDSFEYGKYIGIVTAPLSRADFVPDVVLVYAKPAQLRGLLLSLKISDVPEVSHHFFPPSCGWSVVNPIKEGKYYIVLPDPGEYQRALTDEGDLIFSIPKVKMAEMMAGIRQNEHGPFSYRDHQMFMETDFPLPDFYKEMFKNWGMDTE